Part of the Amblyomma americanum isolate KBUSLIRL-KWMA chromosome 7, ASM5285725v1, whole genome shotgun sequence genome, CAAACTGGGATTGCACAAGTTCGCGTTTCTCCTCGCCGCCACTGGAGTGAGCTACTTGATAAGCCGGGTCCACGTGACTGGACCTAGCCAATGGAAGTGAAGACAAATTTGGCGCGCTCGCTTTTCGTCTGCACATGATTTGCTGCCGTGTCAACGCGCGTTTGTGCTCCATTTTATTAGCTAACATTTTTGTTTGTAGCTCAAATAGGCAAATTCCGGCTTCTTTTTCATCCTCACGTGTGTGCTTAAGTTTCCCAACATCGCGAAATGAGCCAGCTCACAACGATACATTTCTCCATACCAAAGAAGTTTATTGCACTGGAAGACGGTTTTGTCAGAAAACAGTGACAAAGTGCACTGTGACCGACCTGGAATAATGTATGGACTTCTAAAAGAACTGGCTAGCTATTCATGCATACATACAACACAATGGACATTCACATAAGCATATCGGGAATATACAGTCGAGTTTCCATTGTTGCCCGTGATGCGCTGGATGGCGCATACAAGTATAATCACGAATATTGACAATGGTGTTGCACAATACACGACAACCACAGAAACATTATTGAAATTCGACTTCACAACATTAGTAACTCCTCGAATGAAAATTTTACATCTTGTAGAATTCAGTGCCATCATGATTGCTCAATTAAGCTTCGTTGAATTATATATTTACGAGCCAAGGGTGCACCTAGCCAATGAGGTACTCCAAAGTGGACGACTATAAGCCAGtttcaatcacttttttttttgttaacaagGACTAAAACCCTAGAACATGAGTTTTTCGTGCATGCTCTTTCCTAGGAATGTGACTGTCACAGCCAACCGCATGTACCAACAGTCCTGTGCGCAGAAGCAGAATGCCATAGCTATTACAGTTGAGTCTGGGTATATTGGATTAGTACTGTTTATACCGAACAGTCAGAACATCTCCTTGACAATCCTATACAAAAGTACAGCACTATTGTTCTTGTATGTCGAACTCGTGTTGAGCGGAACATTCAATATATCGAACTGAGTGCCATGCCCTTTAAGTGCTATTTCTTCCAACGGCGCTCTTCAAACCCTTTTCACACGTGGAGGCAAATCGACTGCACAGCCTTGGGTTTGGGCTGTGCTTGGGCTGAGCAGTCACTGCAGGGCTGCTGGCGGTGCTGGCGCTGTGAAACCGCGTGACAAGGTGAATGTGAAGAGTATCTGAGGGTGACCTGCggtctcttgtactcattttccatGCAAAATCGCTGTTATGCAGTGAATTCAACTCAACTAAGCGCTTGCGGCGCCCTTCGCCTGGCATTCACTGCCGAAGTCGTTTCTGAAATCAACCATACCTTAGTTTTGATGATATTATTGTATTTTAGTTTACCGGTAACAGGATCAAACATattatgataggcagtggctagttccaaagcatcCTCTGCTGCAGAATCGATGTGAAGCACATTAGGCGTAGAAAGGCCTAGCAAGCGCTGACAGCACGTCACTACAAGAACACGTCAAGAATGGGTGCAATGTATGCTTGTTTCTAGGTTACATAGAAGGTTTTCTATTGCCATTTTTTATATATCAAATTATCAATATTGAACTATTGCTTGATCCCCTTCAAATTTGGTATATTTGGGTTGGACGTGCTGTAGCCCACTCTGGCATATGTAGTAATTAGGGTCTCAAAAAGAACTGCCATGACGATTAATCAAAGGCATTCTTACCTTTTTCCAGTGATGTATCTTTTTCTATTAGCAGTGAACACAACTGAATGCTGGGTTTTCATAATTAGAGGACATTTTTCAAGCCCAGAAAGCTCATGGTCCCCATAGTGGCCACATCATATCTCCCTGGTTCTACTGGAAAGATTCATTCTAATCCACCAAAGCAGATATATTTTATGTGAGTAAATTCGTCCAGCCCATAGCGCGAACCCTCACGACCCAGCCCAGACTCCTTGACGCCGCCAAACGCTGCCTCGGCACATGATATTATGCCTTCATTGACGCCGACCATGCCCACTTCAAGTGCCTTGGCAACACGCCAGCCTTGGGCGATGTTCTCCGTGTAAAAGTAACCTGAAACAAAATGCATGACCCATTCACTTTCATGTATGGCAGGCTTCTGCTCGAACAAATTCTCTTGGAGAGATTTCTGCTGATAATGTTGCAGAAGACTGCAGCACAGTTGGGAGGTAATGGACACAGAAGCAGGCAACACTGCCGACGTGCCAGTCAGATTCAGCACTTCCATTAGGTTTTGATATCACCAATTAATCGTGTCTCAGCACATGCGTATTACTTTGGTTTCTGAAGCATGGGCTTTTGATGTGTTGAGACTAGTTTTTGGCAGTCTAAAAGCCTTAACTGTGGTTCAAAACTTTAAGACAAAAAATGTTGCATATcatgtccaccacactttgtaaACAACATGCCTACCATTTCTATAACACAAACGTCCCGCACACTTCTTTTGCGTGGAAGTGTTCAGAGTTGGAAAGAGTTGACCAATATTGTCTCGGTTGTGAGCACCTCTCTTTTAGGTAAAGGAAGCTATTGCAAGGACTACTGCACAGATAAAGTTGGCGTCTAGTAAATGCTACTTAATTCATCTTTGAGCTGAGAGCATTTTCAGGTGCGCTCGGCACCAAAAGTTCCAAGGCCATGCAAATCATGAGAAAACAACTTCGTCACTGCTGAAGCAGGCAGTCCAGAAGAGCACTGTAGCGCGCGAGTCATTTTTAGACAACATGAACAAGCTTTCAGGAGATTTACCTTTAGTACACTAGCATTTACAGTGGCCATTCTCCGCAtttagctgcttgcttgcttgtttgtttgtttgtttgtgggTGGGGgtgcttgtttgtttgtctgtctaAAGTCCGCTTTGCGGCAGGCTGCCCAACTGCTCGCTGGATtttgggcaacctgcccaggtgtttttttttttcatacttgcATGCTCCACAAACTATTGACACCAGGTGAAATTGCACTCAAAGTAAGCAATGTAAAACAACTAAGTTGTTTCACATTTTTAACAAAGCAGTTGTAACTAACTTCTCACGAAAATTAGTTACCTGCCAGACCAACCCTGGTGGAATTTGCAAGCTCAACAGCTTCATCTTCAGTTTTGAACCTAGCGGGAAAAGAATGCAGAAGAAACGAAAGCACCATTATTATCAAGCCATTAATTCTGATCCAAGCAATGCAAAAGATGTACAGCACTACAACATCATTTAGCGTCTATCAAACATTTGTTTAAGGCTGAAAACAGAGGCGGAATAATGTATGAAAGAATAGATGCTTGGGTGAGTTGGTACGCCATTTTGAGATGAACAGCGCGCACTCGACACGGACAAAAAGGAAGATGCACAAGGACACCGTGCCTGTCCTTGAGTGTCTTCCGTTTTGTCTTCGTCGAGTACGCGCTGTTCACCTCAATACACGAAAAGAAACAAAAGCCAAATGTGGAAGCAGAAAAGTAGCAGCGTGGACTTCAACCAGGCAGACTGCACACGTTAGCTacatcatttctgaaattttattCCTATTCCAGTCCTATCCCTATTCCAATTACAAAAATCAGTCTTTCCTTTTTCAGGGCCAAACAAAACCACAGCAAATTCTTAATCATCTCAATTCACGCAGCTGTAAATTTTCACATCTAGCAGTCTCCAACGTCTCAGCAGCTtttgagcacacacacacactgtggcTTAGTGCAAATGCCTACAAGACTGGCCACACTGAagtttaagaaaagaaaaaagccagCTACAGctgaacacaacaaaacaaagagCCATTCTTTGTACGACCCCGCGATGACAACACTCACTTGAGTACTGAAGCCACAGGACCGAAGGTTTCTTCCTCACAGACGAGCATGTTGCGGGTGACGTCTGTGACGAGCGTAGGCTCGAAAAAGTTTCCTCCCCGGGCATGACGTTTGCCTCCGACAACCACCTTTCCCCCTTTCTTGATGGCATCTGTCATGTGGTGTTCAACCTGTGTGTTTCCAAGCcagaaaatgtttttttagcaGTATCGCAACCGCGCCGACAACAGCAATAACAAAGAGCCTGCATTAACAGGGACCACAACTGTGGCAATTTCTGTGATGGAACGAATGCTGCGTATAGGTAAATTAATTTTCCATTTAAAGGGACCAACCTCTGACCAGGACGTGTCATGAGATTACGGTGGAAATAAAAAGATCATGCCTCGTATTATAAGAACTGAGCActgcaatataaaaaaaaacaaggacttATATCCTAATTTGGCATTGAAAATCGCATAGAACAAACTATAAATGCCATCTTACCATTAAACTTTGCCATCATCAGTGTATCCCAACACGCGGCCACATCTCGGCAAAATATTGCTGACTTGTTTTAAGTGCAAAGTGTTCATTTCTTTCAGGAGTGTTCACGTTATGCTATAGTTTACACTTTATTTCTAGTGTGCCCTTAGATGAAAAGCAATGCTCTCTTTGTGTCGCCAATGGTGTGCTTTTAGCTTCTGTCACTAGAGGACACCACAGTGTTCTGCATATCTTGGATAAAGCAGCAACCACGGTTCACTAACACTTTCGTTGACAAGGCGTACACCACTGTGCCATAACAGCTTTGGGTGGTAATAGCTTTGGGAAACTAAAATGGACTCTACTCTTACTAAAAGTGTCTAGTTACTGCCTTGCACGGGATATTTATATTAGTTTTTTGTAAATCACTTTTGCCAACATGCAAACGCCACCATGCTCACTGACCATGATTTACAGCATCGGGATACATAAAAATGAGTGCATGCACTGACTGTAAAATATTTGGTAATAACTTGCACCGTTTCCAACAAAACCACTGTGAAATTGAGGACCTTAGAAAGCAAACTTTTCATTGCGGCGAAAAAAATTGGGTGCTTAAAATTCAGTAGTCGGTTCCTTTGAGAAGCAACAAGACTGCAGTACTTGACAGCATGCGCACCGCAATGATTTTCTGCCCTCACTTTCATCTTGGTTGTAAGAGCTATGCATGGCAACTTCACTTCGTCACGCTGGAAATGGACATGCAGATTTATGAGCTCCGCACCAAAGCTCCATTTGATTTCCTTAGCTTTGTAGCTTTGAGCCTGATAAATATCAGCTCAGCATTTAATGAATTAAAAAGCTACACCGTTTAAAACCAAAACTACAGTAATACACCAGCTTTAAAAGAACAGGCTAACCTTCTCTGGCAGTCTGAAAGAAAGTAAATTTATATTATGCTCTGCACACATGAAAATTATGCAGTTCTGTACAAAAAATGACAGCTGGTTTTCTCTTGCAGATATTAGCATTAGCATGGTCTGCTTCCTGCTCTTCCATGTTTTATGACGGCACTTTCTTCACTCTGAGACAACCGTTCAGAGTATTTAGTGACAAGTTAGCATTTCTGTTTTAGACCTGTTTCAGACAgacactcagaaaaaaaaaaaatatcaggcaTCATGTAGCATATCATCCATACTCAAATTCTCAATGACAGATTCAATGCCTCACCTAACAATTCCTCAAGGATTTCTGATAAGTATGCAGCATTCAATACATAAAAACCCCTCGCAGTGTTCAATAAGCCTTGCTTCTAAggttgtaacttttttttttcgcggaaaGATGTTACATTCAATACTAACTTTGAGACGATGTCCTCTTTCCCAGGAACGCACCACTTCCTGATGCAGTCCACACAAGCGATGATCATTTTCTTCACCGGTGCACTAGCCTCTGCATGCTTCGGTAGAAGACTAGGAGCGGCTGTTGTGACACGCCCGCCTCACAGCCTGAACCTCACACCATCAAACCTCTGGCTGTTTCCTAAGATGAGTGATCATGCGAAGAGAATATACAGGCTTCAAAACAAGCCAAGATGTCACCGCTGCAGTGTGTTGTTGGTGCCCTCAGCTACTCATTATAGTCTACTGTAGCATACAAAGGCTAGTACACCAGTAGTGGAAATGCATCGCTGCTGATGGGGACGATACTGAAAAGTGGCATACTCCTCACAAAGAAGACATCCAAAACTTTCACTCAAAAACAATGTTCAACTCCATTGCCTAATTAAAAAGTGACAGCCCAGGAGGAAGATTTAATTTTTAAATGAATGAAGACAATGCTGCATGCGACAACATCAGAAGCTGAAATCTTACACACGAAAAACAGAAGGACATTGGAAGAGACGTAGACACTGTGCAGGAGTTAATCCCCCAACAAAACAGAACACTGCAGTAACTTATTTCATTTTCAATACAACCTCACACAATCCTTCCAGCAAAGGCAGCAGCTATCTTTACAGAATAAAAGGCTCGGAAAGGTTCCAACCTTGGCAATAGCTTTCGAGTTGATCAGTGGGCCAAGAGTTGTGTCAGGCTCAAATCCGTCGCCAATCTTGATCCTCTGCTGAATGGCCTCCGCGAGGGCAGTAACAAACTTGTCATGTATGCCTTCCTGGACCAGGATGCGGTTGGCACTCACACAGGTCTGCAAAAACAGTTTTAGGTTGTACTGAACGTGCTGTGGTGGCTCTAGCTACTATCACTGCCACACATGAAATTTCACGTGCATGCACACAAAAACAAACAGGGCGCCCCAAATGTGCCGAACCATATTTTGGGGGGACTTGTAGAAAGCCAGAGAAAGAGAAATGTAATGTTAGTATATCCAGCGCAATTGCTCTGCTATCATCCAAGCTTTTCGCcgaaatactaaaaaaaaaagtgcgcgatTTAAATGCTTTCAGGtgcacacacacgacacaagcaaGTGATTGCGACCACACACTCCCCTGGCATTTCAAGTACCTGATTtcttgaattgaaaaaaaaagcttttggaATGATAATATCTTCGCAAAGATTTACTCCATGCATTAGATTCTCCGCCTCAAGCCATACAACCTTCTAACTGGAAAGGTTTACATACCTTAGATATTTGATGAACCATTATTTCTAATTAAGCTAATTAAGCAGAAACAAATGCCACATTAAACATACTGTTAGCTGCAATGGTCACCTGTGCCCTTCCAATACACTTGTAGACAGCAGAAATACAAAGCATAAGTTTGATTTGACATACACACCATGCGCAATCTAAATGGCAGTTTCTACTGCATTTGCAAAGGCACATACCTCAAAGTTCAGTTAGAGCGCTTAATCCCACATTCTCTTCACGTGTGCCCTACTACCGAAGTGCTTATGTTTTGTTATTTTACTTTCACACCTTGTTTTACTAAATTGAAATTTCTGTGCAAGCCTTATACCTTGTGTATTCTAAAGCTGAACAGAGTACAGTGTCAAGACATCAACCTGATAGAAGTATATGTTCAGCATCAGTGCTTGAGACTCCAGTTAGCATGCTTGTATACTTGGAAGCATCTGTCTAACGAATACTGCACAATAGTGAGAACAACACTCTTTCCATCCATTTGAGTGGCAGCAAGGTACGTTTCCTGATTTGGCTTATGCTGCGTAGGTCCATTGGCCACTATTTTGTCAGCTGACCTATTCAAGAGAAGCCACTGACCTCAGTTGAACTCAAGTGCTACTGAAAAATCCAAAACAGGTGACGCCACTGCATACTAAACACCACCCAACTGCAGTTAAAGTCGACAGCCGCTCACTGAGTATTACATGAAACTACCCTCATAACAGCTGGCACAAGCCGTCCCTGTGTATAGCAGGTATACCTGATAGCAAAAGAAAGTAGTGGCCCATTTCAGATTTGTTTCTGAACTGAGTTTTTGCCCTAACTCACAATGGTGTTATTGTGTTCTTTTGTTTGAAGCTAAACAACAAACTGAACAACAAACAACAAGAGGGTTAGTAACAGTTTACCAAAGATAAAACCAAAGTGAGGCAAAGCCAAGTGCAAAAAGTAAAGAGAACACGGATTCATGATCTAACTGAACTGGCCTGTGCGGGTTTTAAAATCCAAAGGCACTGTATTATCCTGCTGTAGCACAAATAGGGCATGAAAGAAATCAGGTGTAGACACTATGCCGGTTTAAAAGCCCCTGAAATGGTGAGCACCAAGGCTAAAAAAAGGCAAAGACTGATAGATATTCAATCGCCCATCATCCTTGCGCAAAAATTCTTGATCTAGCTTATGCAGCACCACAGATATTGGCAATTAAAAATGACCcttgtccttttctttcttagCTCACACACTGgagtgaaccagaaaaaaaaaaagaagattacAGGCTGGGACTACTCTCCAGCCACAAATACATCACCTGGCTCAGTTGTTTACTTTCTGTTGGGCCACTCAATCCCCCATCAAGGCACAACAATAGATGGGAGACTGGAAGGGAGCAACACGTCATCGTCTCCAGCCAGCCATGCCCCCCACCCCACCCAACCTCCTTTGCCTGATTCATCTATGAATGTCATTGTGGTTTTTGTCAAGCCATTGACAGCCTCTCATGACTGACATCACGCGAGCCACATGACATAGCATGGCAGGATTTGTGTGAGAGACTAGCTTTGGACATCACCATCAGATGCGAGAACGGTGATTTTTGAAAAATTGGTAAATTATTAGCTCGCTTTCGAGGGCTCGCATGTGCCATAATGCTCAACGGCGTTTACTCTGTACAACGCACACATTTTATAACCAGTTTCAAAACCGTTTCATGGGCCCTTTAAGTTCACAATGTCATGCACGCCGAGCACTTTGACACACTCTGATCTCACAATCTTGTTCTGTTTACCTTTTATGTGACCTGCACATTTTATGCACACATCACAAACGCAGAGAAATGGACACAAGTGCATGAGCACAACTGTCCAGGGGTAGGCTGTGTACACAGGCAGAGAGAGACGAGAGATGTCAACAGCCAACCTGGCCAGTATTCCTGAACTTGCAAGCCAGGGCCCCATTGACAGCTTTCTCCAGGTTTGCCGAGTCAAAGACAATGAAGGGTGCGTTCCCTCCAAGCTCCAGTGACACTTTCTTCACGCTCTGGGCACACTGCTCAAGCAGGAGCTGCGTGGAAAGAGAATTGGTACGGCCCATCTTGTCAACACTCCCCTGCCCAAAGACACAATAATTGCTGCGATGTAAACTCGGAGCATCTATTTACTCTCATGTCTAATCAGGCATTAGAGAGAGGAATGTGTGAGTGCTAGTGAAGCAACACTTAAGAGTGGAGTAGTTGAAAGAATGGGTGCCCTGCCATATCCAATGTGAAGGGTAAAGAGACAATGAGGATAAGTCCATCAAATTACTATTGTTTTAAGTAAAAAACGATTCTCTAGCTGGCTCTTCCCGGGTGTGCTGACATTTTTCCGGCAGCAAAAAATGTATTTCCAGCTGAGAAAATTGAAGTATTAAATCATCCTCAAGATTACAATAAGACAGCATTAGAAGCAAGTTGCTGCTACATGTTTCTGTGTCTGTGCCAGTTCTTTCACTACATTAGCAATCATATCCTTACTGGCACAAACATAATCATGCGTTGAGTATATCTTCATGCAGTTCCTCTTCAAGCATCTCTTCTGCCTCTTTGTCCATGCCAAGCAGGTTTAGAACCAACAGGGGAGACGATTACGTCGGCACCTTCCACCCAACCGATTCTAACCTGCTTGTCTTGCCCTTTTAGGGTTGCCCGGGAAAAGACTAGACCAGCACTGCGGTCACACGGCCTTGTGATGTCAACGCCCCTGCAACCAATCAGCGACTTTTGCAACTAACACAGGACTCGAAATCACATGATGTGAAatgccacggtgggcaagttgcttacaacccagtgggcaggctgtaatgacgtcacgaggtcacgtgaccttgcgacatcGACTTCTCGACCAATCACTGACTTTTGTGAATAACGGGTGCAAAATCAGATGACGTGAAGTCTAATGCTATCGCAATAAATTTTCCCGTCActtgattcaaacttgtgacgtctACACAAAGAAGGACAGGTTGCCGACACTTCGAAGTGATTGGTGATGTAGTATAGCCTTTGGGATACGCAACCAAAAACCGGTGTTAATGCATGCATTCTACTCATGAAATGGGCTGGTAATGGCGACACCTGCACTTcgttttttggtcttttctagcttataaaagctccattttagGTGACAGTTTTTGTGATTAGAATGCCGCAGTCTATCGATATAGGCAGACCTGAAttagtcctcagtgtcccttcaaagCATGAGCACTAGAGATGAGACTAATTACTATCATGTAATCACTTTTTATACTCAGAGGCATGTACATCAACATTAAACGAATTTTGTTGAGCTTGAAACAGAAAGAAGCGTGGCTGCTGCAATTGAAATGTGGGTAAACCGAGTATGCAGAGACAAGCACAAGAGGAGGCATATTTATGTGTCGCCCTCCTGGCGCTAACCCACTCTTCCCTCCAATACCTAAATGagcaaaagagtaaaaaaaaaagtgaaacaaatTTACACCCCAATCTAACTCACTAACAGGTTTCCAAAAGTGCTCCATTGTAATCCTGGATGTTCTTGCTCAGTGCATGAAGTACACTTCGAATGCCCTAAGCTTCACAGCAGCTACACAGAATAATGCAACTACTACAAAAACTCCCCTTACCCCTATATGGTAACCATGCAACTTGCATAACCAACATAAGTGCAACCAGCGGCATGCCGTGCCCCCACCTTCCCGACAGCCGAGGATCCCGTGAAGGAGAGGGCATGAATCTGGTGGTGCTCGCACAGAGCCCTGCCCAGGCCAGGCGTGGTTGCCTCAGAGCTGGGCAGCACGTTCACCGTGCCTGGTGGGAAGCCTGCCTCGTGTGCCAGCTGGGCTAGGGCAAGTGCCGAGAGTGGAGTATCCGGGGCGGGCTTGATGATGCATGTGCAGCCTGCTGCCAGCGCCGCGCCAATCTTGCGAGTGATCATGGCATTGGGGAAGTTCCACTGCATGGGCACacattgaggaaaaaaaaagtggcaccaTTGCACCCCACTGCACAATATAACAGGACACCACTGCAGCCTGTCAAGTTTTGCCCAACTCTTCACAATCTGTGTGCAATCACATTGCCAAGGAAAGCTGCCTGTATGCACTTGCAGAGCACCCACAACAGCTCGGACTTGGGAAGAATGATATGCTAAACTCTGTCCCTGCAAAGGAGACCCCAGCATAGCTAGCGCCAGTGTTTTAGCTTATTATTTGTTGAAGGGGTCCCTCCTCAAGATTATGTGACGGGGAGAGGCAATGCAGTCAACCAGGATGGAAAAAGGCACAACACAGGTTAGGAACTTGGGCTAAATggcgccgtaatggaggtctccagaataattttgaccagctaaggatctttaacatgcactaacatccCACCTGGGTACTCAGACTcagtctttcttctttcactccctcctttatcccttctcttggttccggtgtccaccgagatatgtgagacagttactgcaccatttcctttcctcaataagcAATTTTAAATGGTGCACCCCTAATGTGGCAGGAAGGTCATAAAATAACTCAGGCTTTCAGTCACAGGAGGAACAACATGTGCTTATTTATCCTTTTCACTACAGAACCTAAAACCAAACAGAAAGTCAAAACACTCGCTAAAATGCaagcttttcttctttcaatcacAAATACTCATGTCCTCAGAATAAAAGGTTGCATAAAAATGCAGCAAACTGAATGCATTTCAATATCATGCACATATAAAATATGTAAATCACTGATGCACTGAGAATAGGGCGTGATAACAGCTGTCCTCATTGACTCCATACC contains:
- the Ssadh gene encoding succinic semialdehyde dehydrogenase isoform X2 codes for the protein MIAGLKVQAVPKVLKHLFLSFYVESHFMECPQAELQCNPTTKPPRHQSCRVPKGKPLVESRSEIVYGASFLEWFAAEARRMYGDYVPAPVKGREMVFIKQPVGVTAIITPWNFPNAMITRKIGAALAAGCTCIIKPAPDTPLSALALAQLAHEAGFPPGTVNVLPSSEATTPGLGRALCEHHQIHALSFTGSSAVGKLLLEQCAQSVKKVSLELGGNAPFIVFDSANLEKAVNGALACKFRNTGQTCVSANRILVQEGIHDKFVTALAEAIQQRIKIGDGFEPDTTLGPLINSKAIAKVEHHMTDAIKKGGKVVVGGKRHARGGNFFEPTLVTDVTRNMLVCEEETFGPVASVLKFKTEDEAVELANSTRVGLAGYFYTENIAQGWRVAKALEVGMVGVNEGIISCAEAAFGGVKESGLGREGSRYGLDEFTHIKYICFGGLE
- the Ssadh gene encoding succinic semialdehyde dehydrogenase isoform X1, translated to MSLLLRNVKLLRIPTLASSTGMASMVRQQHKYALVHEKAFINGSWRQSKSGATFPVFNPANGEVVCNVTDCSAEDVEDAVQSAGAAFKTFKETTAKERSAMLLKFFELQNKHAEDLARLMTAENGKPLVESRSEIVYGASFLEWFAAEARRMYGDYVPAPVKGREMVFIKQPVGVTAIITPWNFPNAMITRKIGAALAAGCTCIIKPAPDTPLSALALAQLAHEAGFPPGTVNVLPSSEATTPGLGRALCEHHQIHALSFTGSSAVGKLLLEQCAQSVKKVSLELGGNAPFIVFDSANLEKAVNGALACKFRNTGQTCVSANRILVQEGIHDKFVTALAEAIQQRIKIGDGFEPDTTLGPLINSKAIAKVEHHMTDAIKKGGKVVVGGKRHARGGNFFEPTLVTDVTRNMLVCEEETFGPVASVLKFKTEDEAVELANSTRVGLAGYFYTENIAQGWRVAKALEVGMVGVNEGIISCAEAAFGGVKESGLGREGSRYGLDEFTHIKYICFGGLE